Genomic DNA from Chaetodon auriga isolate fChaAug3 chromosome 18, fChaAug3.hap1, whole genome shotgun sequence:
TTTACAATAAATGATACAATAATTTAAAGTAAATGTCAGACTAGCTATTAACGTagctctgctgtggaaaaagtCGGAAATCTTTGGTAAAAGCATCCTAAAAAAAGGCCTGAAAGTCACTCAAAACTGCGAGTTAGTCGACATAAAGAAGTGGAGGAATGCAGGAATTACATCTGcattacagacagaaaactaTGGCGCTAACGTCAGTCAGCCTAACGTAACTTAACTTAAAAACACCTTAAATTAACCTCGCTAGTTTTCCCTCTGTAACGTTACAAACTTTAACCGTATTCTCACCGTTAAATCCCGAAAAGTGAATCCTGGTAAAAATGGTAATTCGTGGCTATTCCACTTCCGAGACATTGCGGGTCTCAACGTGCGTTTTTCGACGTCCTCCCGTCAGCAAGACGTTAAAACGGGTTTTATGTTGTCGGGCTGAtttgaggatttttttaaaatgaggtTTTGTTCGCGTGTGAAGCGACACGACGGCTCCGCGGCGGTAAGTTTATGGTATCCATGGAAACGGCACGAGAGCAACGAATtcacaaataaataatgtataCATTTCTGAAAACTACAACAAATTACGAATGAAAACTCAAGGACATTTAGTAATGTCGAAATGGTCAGAAATAGATTGACAAAcgttttaagaaaaaaaaaaaaagtttaaaaaagttAAACAGCATTTCCTTGAATATTTCTGAATGTGTACGTTAAATAAAGTTCTCTGTCGCGTGCtacaatcaataatcaataagtTATATCTGGAAAAGATTTGTCataactaaaaataaatatatctgGCTGATTTTTATTCATACACAATTTATACAAACTGAAGCGCTCGCATTTCACCACCAGGGGGCGAGCAACACCAATAAATCTCACTGACAGACTTCCCACAGgtcatcaaaaacacacaatctaGTGCTCATGATGATCTTATTGTAGAGTGTTAACTCAATATTTGTGTTATTAGATTATCATGAGATTAGAGGATTTCCTTTTTTCTACAGTACAAAGTTCTGTGCACGTCTGGATCCTGCTACAAGTGTTGTGCACATTTTGcacaacatttaaaaagcaaaacacaacatCAGGAGAAAATGTGCAAGACCAAACAAAACAGTGGACAAGTTATTTTTGAACACAGTTTATTCCAAGCACAGGAGTCATATTTTGGTCTCACTTTACCAGCTATTGGCACGTTGTAATCCCAAATTTAAACACATCTGAAAGTGTCTTTATAAAAAATATACAGAGTGGCGGTCTGTATGTGGATGACCCTAATATGTCCTGTGTCCTCTCAGTTAAACTCTCAGTCAGGAAAATACCAAGCTTTTTCTGAAAACTAGAATAATTTCTACGCTTGAATCCAGGGCAGCACAAACAGAACTGGACTGACAATAGCTTATTTCATTAAACTGGCATCACGGTTGAAGAGACGCGGTCTGCACGTCCTCTGCGAACCTTTTTTCAGTGCTGGTTCCTTCTCCAGACGGCCATGAGCAGCGATCACCACAAGCATCTGGTTTAGCACTGGTGTCTTTGAAACAGGGGCACAGTTGACACAAGACGTGAAATCTTTTTTACAAATCCACTGATACACAATCGCTATATTCTGGTTATGTACATTTACACGTGGGGAGATAACAAGTGCAACGTGTGACAGAGACATTCAGATCTTACAAATGCTCCACTTCAGCAAAgcaacagtaataataaaagGGAATAAATACAGGATAAGATAAATTTGAGATATCCAATTGATAAACCATTCGACCACTTACGGAGTTAAACACCAGCTGCACTCTTGACAACAGTGACTTGATAGCTAGAGAAGGCACTGCACTGTGAATTAAACATACTGTATCAAAAATAAGGTTAAATCGCTAAACCTCTTTGAGGCTCTTTATATGATATTTCTAACTCTTGTCTTTAAATGCTGACATCGCTGTTTAGACGGGCCGATCCCCTTCTTTAGGAAATACATcaaccaaacacagaaacactagGATTGCATCCCTGAGGTGCCAGACAACCTTCGCCAAGTATAAAAATATCTCATAATAAACCATACTTGagaacaaaaatacacaacatcAATAAACTATTAAATATTATAAAATAGATTTCATAAGGGTTGAGATGAAGTCCCCCCCAAAAATATCTTTTGGTTTTATGAAGTTCAAAAGGCAGCGTGGTTATTCACTGTGGAGAGATTGTCTTACGTTGTCCCGCTGTCTGAGCTCATGTCTTCCTGCTTCGTGCTGCAAAGTCCACACTTGAATACTGGAGGGCGCTGGGCGTAAAGCTCCAAGTGTCACAGTCTTTTGCAGCTGCCTCACGTTCTGCATAAAACAGCCCCGTCTGAGGCCTTGGTCCTTCAGTCATGTAGTCTCtacaggcctgtgtgtgtctaAGGCAGCTAACCCATAAATCCCCACTTCAAAAAGGCCTGTTGAGGTCACGGGCGAGGCAGCGTAGCCTTTCACCCCTCGCTTCCGGCAGAGAGAGGCGGCTAAGAGGTGAGCTTACCATGCAGAGCGGGAGCTTATTCTCGAACTGAACGGGGTACAGCTTATGGTACCCAGAGGAATATGcaaaccagcagagagagaggactttCTTTCCAAGTCTGCAATGAGTCACTTTTGCATGCTTGCTTGTAAAGCTTCATAAGGGTCTCTCGCCCCTCTCCAACCCAAGTGCGTCCTAAATTTTTGTTCAAGTCATTCTAGATAATAAAAGCCCCTCAGCAGTCCTCAGTAATACCGGTTGAGGCTCCGTGTCCCGGGGATGTCCGGCTGCCCGTTCATCCAGATCTCCCGGATGAtccgctccctctcctccagcctctgcgCTCTCTCCAGCTCTTCCGCCGACGTGAACACGTTCATGTTAAGCGTGCGTTCGAATCGGCGGTGCCGCCGCGCCGACAGGTCCGAGGTGGTGTCCCAGTCCGAGTCCGAGTCGCTGGAATCGGAGGACGAGTCGGCGGGGCGCGCTCGCTTCTTGGCGGGAGGCCGCTGGCGGGGCTGGCAGTCGGTGCGACAGGAGATCTGGACCACCAGGGCGaagagggtgaggaagaggcCCAAACACACGCCGCAGACGAAGAAGAGCGCTGCCCTCTCTGGGTGGTCTGTcatgagggggggggggagtgctAGGTTTAGTTGATTCTTacagaaaacatgtcaaacatttaaTTGGATCTTTGTGACTGATGTTGGGTCTCTTTTATTTCCCTCTGACCTGTTCAGCCTGCTTTGTtatgaaatatttcacttgATGGCTCACTCTCTCCAATGAACACTGACTGCACACTTCCAGCTCATATTACTCACTTCCTCAGCTGGGTGCTTTGGTTTGGCCAACATGCCTCAGAATGTCTGCTAACCTCGATAGGTCCTGCACTCCTCCTTCCCCTGGTCTTCAGAAATGTCTTTCTACATGTTGTTAATGCTGGTTAATGCCTCCCACCACCTCAAGCTCCAGGTGGGCAAGActgagctgctcttcctcctcgtcctcctctcagtAGGACTTTTCTTTCACGACTGTCAGAACCAAAGTGACACCTGTTCCTTTCATCTTTGGTCTGATCCTACGAGGCCCTTCGTCCAGCCTTAGAACAGGCATTGAAGGACGTGACCCCGCACACATTACAAGAGAAACTCTTTTAACTGTTCTAGTCTcataaatatgttgtttatAACACAACTAAAATGGATACAGTGAATGCTGCAGAGGGAAACTCTTCACCCTTTGTCTTGGTCCCAACATGTGCTGACCTCCTGCAGATTTCagtatttttcaatattttccaCCACTTTGATATCTTAGCACTTTTTATATGTTATAGAGGAGACTTTTATGACTAATAAACATTTGTCAGGTTTTCTGTTGCAATGTTCGGAGGGTTCACGCCCCCTTTTTCCTCACAAAAAGCCTGTACACGATCAACCGCAAATATCAGTAACACATGGTTTAAACAGACTCAGTTTAGATTTTTGAAGTCAACACTTAAAGGTCATACATTGTTTTGATAGGTGTGATATTCCTCAATAAAATACAGTCTATAAATGCAGATCTTAAAAGTTTATGGCATCTTATATGTGAGTTCAGAGCTCAAAGTTGAGCTAGCTTCCATTACACAGTCCAGTGCACGCACTGTATGTTTATTTGACTGCATGACGTGCACATTTCACTATGTAGACACTGTTTATTTGAGGTGATCGAGCAGGAAGTACCCAAACTACTGCAACGTCTGTGCTAGCAGCTGGCTGAGGCAGGTGactgacagtgtgtgctgtgtgtgtatgcagccGTTTATCTCTGCCTCACATCTGCATTCCCCTGGCCCACATCTACCCACCTTTCAGTCCCAGGAAAAAGGAAATAGGGGATATTAGCCAAAAGATAGCCACACACGTACCACACATGAAAGCGTGCACTCAAACCCTAAAGTCACTTAGTCTGAGAAGTAACCTCCCTACTGCTTGTGATTTGATGTCACACAAGATTTTACGAACGTTGTCTGACCTGATATGTAAGTGTAGGCGGCCAGTGCGTTGCTGATGAGGGCCATGCTGGTGCCAGAGGAGGAGTTGATGATGGGATTCACGCCTGGGGGCTGCAGTggcctttctcctcctcctccagcctctgaaAACTTCTCCTCGTTGGGGTTTGTCTCCCGAATCTTCTTCCGATCTGCAAGACACGACGGAGCAGGAAAGTTCAGTTTAACAGCCCAGAGCAGAGGAAAGTGGGTAGATCATGTAGCATTTTTCTTGAGAcagatgttttttaaatgttccaCTTGTAGAACATGACTGAAGTCTGAGGTCCAAACCTGTGGGCCCACATGCAATGACACACCAGGAGTGGGTTCATTACCGCATGTACAGTCAGACACTGACGGCGCTGGTGGGgtcatttacagtaaaataagAGTGTATCGTCTCTGAGGTATTGTGACTACAGCATGCAGACCACTGAGTCATCCGCAGCCTCTCGGcggtttttcagtttttagtaGAAACACTTCTGTAAAAAGATGCATCACGCACAAAGACGCACACATGTTCACGGAGAGCTGTGTGATTCAGATGATAACACAACATCCGCTTCTGTCAAATTCATTCTGACTCAGGCCATTAAGAAACAGAGCACCACATGGGAAACGTTTGCACTTTGGCAACATTTCAACCCGCCccccgcaaaaaaaaaaaaaatcttaaaaacagTCTATTTATAGATGGGAACAAATGTTTCCTCCTCTGGATTTTCATCGCCGTACGACTCCTCTCGGTGTTTACGTGCTGGCTTGTGTTGAGCGGAGGAGTCGAGCTCAGAGAACAGAGTGATTTCACTCCTCAGACGCTCGTCTTCTGAGCACAGTCGCCTCTAGTTAACCTGAAGTGGATTTAAGTGGGTTAGTGTAACTACTGTAACTGTAGCTCTATGAATCAGCGATGCgtcactgaggaaaaaaaaaacaacgcgtaagctaaaaacaaacaggaccGTTCAGTCCAGTGACCTAAGCCTCAACTCTGGGCGCATGTGTGCACAGTCATATTGACATGCTTGATTCCTTGTCAGTGTAGGTAAGCATGCTTCGgtgagctgtcacacacacctaTGACCTCTAATTGCAGAGGCTGTAAGGTGTGTCAGGCTTCTCTTTATCTGATAAATGCAGTTTAGGCTGGAATTGCTCACCGGGGAGGTAAATGTTTCCACCTGGGCCCACTGCTGTGGTGCACACATCAGCTAACATTCAACCAATAGACCACAAACTCTCTTCCTAACGTACTTAAAAATAGGCAGGTGAATCGGCATGTTGATCATATATTTTTAACACAAGGTGAAATCATTGCTAATAATCCGATTACTATATAACATTGGTAATTTCTGCATCTGTGGCGGACATAACTGGAACTGGGTAGTTAAAGCTGGGTTTACAGTATACATCATGGCTGaagggatttaaaaaaaaacagcactttaGTGAAAGAAAATTCCAGGAAGAAGACAACTCCATTGTGGCCAAACAGTCTCTGGGAACTGCAGTGCAGAAACGCCACAGTAACAAGCAGTTAGGACCAAAGATGGAGACAATAAAAAGTCTGGATCTTGTGGTTTCTGACTTTAACCTCTTTGGCCTTTCTAATGGGTGGGACAGTTTCTACAGAACCATCTCGTCCTGCCAAGTAACGACAGAAATTCACTcaggtttattttaaattctagaCGAGACCCTGACAGATAGATACCACCCTTACATCTGTGTGATACATACAAAGCCGGAGCCAGcggctgattagcttagcttagcataaagactggaagatggcagagacagctagcctggctcggTCCAGAGGGAACAAAACTGaaccaccagcacctctaaaactccccaattaacatgttatatcttgtggttttatgggggttatgtgctggactTTGTCTCAGTCAGTGGAGTCTCCACTGGCTGCTCGGAAACCCAGTGGTTGTCTCCTGAAGTCTCTGTTCTCAGCTGAGAAATAGTTCCTCACCCACCCCGTTCCTTCTGACAGAGCCAGGAtaactgtttccagtctttgtgctaagctaattggctgttagctgtagcttcatatgtaTTTTCTCATCTCTATTTCAAAATGTGggactattcctttaagacGCACGGTATGTGAAAGTATGAAACTGGTGACCCGGCTGTTTAGTCAACTGGCAGCATGCTGGTCAAGCAGAAAGATCAAATCTGTTTCTTTATGCGCAGCCTTTTGTCgggctgaaaataaacaaacaccaaTGAGACGAACGAAGCGAGAAGATCAGGATGCCGACGGTgtttacagtaaaatgtttCTTGTTCCGCCTTCATGTTCGTCCCTCATGTCccttcttcttgtgtttcatcCCCTATCAGTGCATCGCAGATGGAAACAGGTTTTTCTAGACGGCGCGAGGAAGTGAAGCCATTCATGCGTCAGCAACTGTCAGCACAGCGGCACACATCTCCCGTCCGCTCCCTCTCTTAGCTCCACATTCGCTCGTCCGTCCGTCCTCCTAATTAGTCTGGAGCTGGTAGCCGAGCGGAGCGCTGAGCGTGCTGGACGCAGGCCACCATTCCCCATGAATAAAGCTTTGTTTAAGTTTCTGTCCTTGCTGGcgtctcgttttttttttcaccctttcatttcattgttcttgcgccatcttctccctctttctctctatgGGACTTTGACCATATAACACTGATTTAGACTGTGGTCACATATAAGTGCAATCACTGGAACGCAGTATATTTTTAAGACTGATGATCATAAATGGTTCAAACCGATGGCTCTGCTCGGATACATGTGGAAACAGTTGAACCCGTGTGACtttaagtatatatatatatacatacgtACATGCCCCGACTTGAGAGCTGAATTACTGTTTCTCCTGATGCCTGGGAGGCCTTGGGACTGTTTAGTGTTAACTGCTCTCCATGGGAGGCTgcgagtgtgtgtcagtgtgtgtgagagtgaaaatGCTTATATCCTCACCTGGGACAGTGTCAGGGCTTTTGACTGAGCTCCCCTCTGGAGGGCTGTCTCCCACTATGTTGGGGTCATGGGCGCTGGGCGGAGGGGAGTACACCGGCGGTCTGGGTCCCTGCTCCTGGAGCAACTTCTTTGGGACTgcgaagaggaggatgaagggagCAAAGAAGGGGAGATTGGGGATGAGGGAATCAGAGAAAGACACATAGAAGATAATTAGCAGCTCATTCtgttgtgtgaatgtgcagctgtgttaatttctcaaacatttcattgaaaaatgaaagtgaaaatagtTGAACTCGGAGTAAACTGCGACGGGACAGAGAACAGGAGCTATAAACAGCAAGACGGCCGTGATTCACACGCTCCTCCTGAACTTGCACTCTGATTCCCGAAAGTTATgccgccccctcctcctcctcctcctcctcacctctccacaTCCCCCAACCTCACAGTGTCCTTTGAGTCAGGGAGTCTGCACTCTTTCCCCCTGACACAAACCCACAATGCAGTGGGCTATACATTCCTGCCCGCTCACATGTGGTTTTGGAGGCCGGGCCACGCTCCGGTCACTGTGTTCGTCTGCCCTGTCAGATCAGGGCTGATTTACAGCTCAGCAGATGACTGCCAGTCcagctttctctctccctctctgccattCTTGCATTTTCATTGCTCTGCACAAACAAACGGGCAGTGACGGATAATCAGCTGCCCGGTTTTGCTGACATCAGTAGCACTAATAGTGAGACTGTGACATGTGATTTAGGGTAAAAATGGAGCGTTTGTTTGAATAAACACACTGATCAGATTTCCAGAGACAGCGTTTTGGCAGTGTTCCAGGAGTCGATCAAagtgcaggaagcagcagagcagaccCCACAAAGCTGCCGTCCTCTGGAGACGTGGATGAGgccgtcctcaccagaaaaacgaCCGTACAGGTCGGCCTTGCAAGTGGGTTATTACAACCCATGCTTACATCTATCATTAGGCAGCGACCTCCAATGGCggtagtaattatgacaggggcaaagcaggaagtcaggtgatttaaagagcaagaaagtctgcatatggaggaCGGTGGGGTGGATGGATCAAAGAGGATTTTCTCCGAGAAGACCACTGTTCATGTCCTGTATGAAACTGAAAGTCAACACTGGTCAATTTTAAGTAACATAACATACTTTACTGAGCAAACTGCGACGTGAGCACGAGGTTTCAGTACAACGAAGACCCGCCCACAAATATCGCAACGGCAAGGAAAGAAGTGGATGAACGAATGAAAGGgagaggctgtgtttgttaatTGGAGcatgcacagctgcatgtaCACTAAACCAGAGCATTACTGGAAACAGTCATTGTCATCAGCCATGTGAACAGCTCAGTAGGAATAGCCTGTTTTTGGGCAAGAACCTGAAGagtttgtgcatgtaaacacagtcagtgCGAGCAGTGACTGATTAACTTTATTAACAAAGAGCCTCACAAAGTCACACACTTGTGCTCTCTAACTGATTTTGCCATGCATGTCATATTATGGTCTGCCAACTGAACGGAGGGAGCTGTATGGAGCAATGCGCATGTGAGAGGAGTTTCTGATGCTATCTTACTGCAGCCAATCAACAAAGCTGGTTTACTGACAGACATCAAAGAGCGCCGCCGAATCCGGTTCCAGCTTTTTGGTTCTCTTCATGCCACGAGCTAAAGGGCTGCTGCCAGACTAATAGAAGCAGCGAATGATTTCTCATTTCTCAAATGTGCTTCGACAGCTTGGCCTTACCGCCTCAGGAGAGTTCATATGGTGGCAGGTCGCTCGCCCGTTGTGGAAACATATACTCTTACATTTAAATACCTGCCTGTAATTGCATCATCTCGTGTGGCAAACCGCACCAATCTGTCGCCTAAATACCTTAAAAAACCAAGAACTTGAAACCCCGTTTTAGCCAGGTCTGGTTGGCACAAACTAAATAAACAGAGCTCCCCACATGTGGAGgtgaaaaaggcagagagatgaagaaatagGATTCAGCCTGGCAGCTCCCCCTGTCCCTCCTCATCAGCCTGACACACTAATCATGGGTCTTAAAGCTCCCCCACTGCCACGCTGCCACCATCCCCACGCCACGCCCTGATTACAGCCCTCTGATTGGACATAATTGGCTGCACATGTGGCCCAGGGTCACAGCTGAGAGACGCCAcgatgtgacacacacacacacttttttttttttttacacaattaAGGAACATATTTCTGAGATACACCCTTGCATACAATGCCTGCACCAGATGCCTGTGCAGGACACATATAGACGCATattctggcacacacacacacacacacacacacacagagtccaacACACTTGTTTACCCTCAGAATATCTAACAGCCACTTCTTACGTTATGTTTTTCTATGGGCTTACTTTGTTGGCGAGAGCGAGTACAGTATAGCAAATGCTGTTTGTCTAAAAATAATTGTCGAAAGGCTAAAACCTCTCGAAGCAAACGGCCGCAAACCACGCGTAAGGAGCCAAGCAGTAAAAAGTGTACcagtaaaagagagaaagagggagagagaccgCGGACATAAATCACACTCTGCAGCCTGCATTATAATGGCACGGTCACATGAACGCATGGCAAACGAGCCCTCGCGATTCTTAATATAAACCTCCACGGAATGGGACCCGTGCCATCGCTGTACCTCTCAGATTGCTGGATCGCCACGGGGAGCGAAGATACGAGGCGGGAAAAGAGTGCCCATAACAATGGGCTGTGTTTACACTGGCAGAGCCCGgctttcagagtgtgtgtgtgtgtgtgtgtgtgtgtgtgtgtgtgtgtgtgtgtgtgtgtgtgtgtgtgtgtgtgtgtgtgtgtgtgcgtgcatgtccgtacgtgtgtgtttgcgggCCATGTGCTGACCGCTGCAGAACACAGTCGGGACAAAGCCCCTGTAAGCCAGAGGGGATAGAATGAAATATTAAACCATGCTAAATCTGAGATGAGATCAGACCTGGGCCAATAATTTGAACAGACTTTAGCCTTTATGAGTACACACGGGGGGCTGCTGGGGACTAAATATTTAGAGGA
This window encodes:
- the eva1aa gene encoding protein eva-1 homolog A isoform X3, with the translated sequence MALISNALAAYTYISDHPERAALFFVCGVCLGLFLTLFALVVQISCRTDCQPRQRPPAKKRARPADSSSDSSDSDSDWDTTSDLSARRHRRFERTLNMNVFTSAEELERAQRLEERERIIREIWMNGQPDIPGTRSLNRYY
- the eva1aa gene encoding protein eva-1 homolog A isoform X2 — protein: MTQFSSNIPKKLLQEQGPRPPVYSPPPSAHDPNIVGDSPPEGSSVKSPDTVPDRKKIRETNPNEEKFSEAGGGGERPLQPPGVNPIINSSSGTSMALISNALAAYTYISDHPERAALFFVCGVCLGLFLTLFALVVQISCRTDCQPRQRPPAKKRARPADSSSDSSDSDSDWDTTSDLSARRHRRFERTLNMNVFTSAEELERAQRLEERERIIREIWMNGQPDIPGTRSLNRYY